The genomic window AATCACTCAAGAAAATGGCTGATACCTTTAATGACAGCTTCGCCTTTACGGGCGAGGGCAGAGATACTTACATCTCTCGAATCTGGCCTAAGTGGGATGATGAACTGGCTGCTCAGTCGCGTCTGTATTCGACGCTTGTGTTGCAAGCGGCCAGACTGGCCGCTGCCGATCTGGAAGATCAGGAGTAAGTCATGGTGATCCGTAAGATCGCCAACGATACGAGCGGTAAAGCGATGCGCTTATCAAAAGATTCGCGGAAGTTGGGCGTAGACTCGATAAAAGCGATAGAAAACGGATTGCAGGAAGTCTGGGTACAGGAAATAAAGTGGCCGCCAGTAAATCATTATTAGTGTAGGGCGTTTGCTGTACGGCCACAGGTCAGAGGGACCATTATTCTGTGGTTCAAAGTTACGCATGAGTATAAAACTCTTAAGCGCTTCCGAACTCGTGGCCGCATAGTAGCGAGTCGATCGGAATGGGTCCGTGAGTGAGATCGCACTAACTATTAACTAATTTGTGTGGGCGTTAATTGAATGACGTTTTCCATGTTAGGTCACGTTTGTAACAATACATTTATCAGAAGGCAGTAAGGCATGACGACCACAAGCAGTGTTCAGGTAATTGCTCCAAAAACACTCGATACGATGACGTTTCCACTTCATGGTGCGCGTTTAATTGAAGCATCGGCCGGTACGGGGAAAACATTCACCATTGCTGGCTTGTACTTGCGCTTACTGCTCGGACACGGTACGGCCGCGCCGCAAGGTGATCTGACGGAAGCCACTCGACATCATGAGCCACTCACCGTAGACCAAATACTGGTGGTGACTTTTACTGAAGCAGCAACCGCAGAGCTACGTGATCGTATTCGTGCGCGAATTCATGATGCACGCATTGCGTTTGCACGTGGGCAAAGTGACGACCCGGTGATTGCGCCTTTGTTACAAGCCATCGATGATCATGCTGGCGCGGCGAAAACCCTACTTAACGCAGAAAGACAAATGGATGAGGCTGCGGTCTACACCATTCACGGTTTCTGTCAACGGATGTTGACTCAAAATGCCTTCGAGTCTGGAAGCCGTTTTGACAATGAATTTGTAACCGATGAAAGCCATCTGAAAGCGCAAGTGGTCGCCGATTACTGGCGTAAGCAGTTTTACCCGCTACCTATTCAACTGGCAGGTGAGGTTCGCAATATCTGGGGTTCCCCTGCTGCGTTATTAGCGGACGTAAATCGTTATTTAACGGGGTCTCCGCTCAAGTTGACAGTCGATGCGATGTCGGGCGACCTGCAAACTCTGCACAATCAAAACTTAGATAAAGTGAAGCAACTTAAGGCGTTGTGGTGTGAATCTGAAGCGGATTTTTTAGCTTTGATCTCTGGATCGGATGTGAATAAGCGCAGCTACACCAAGAAGTCTTTGCCGACTTGGTTAGAAGCGGTAACAGCATGGGCGCAGAGCGACACCCATGATTACCAGTTCCCAGATAAATTAGAGAAGTTCTCACAAGCCACTCTAAGCGAAAAAACAGCAAAAGGTACCGCACCTCAACACGTGGTGTTTGAGGCGATTGAGGAGTTCTTAAACTCTCCTGCAGACCTGAAAGCCCCGTTATTGGCACATGCGATCACCCATTGTCGAACTATGTTAGCCAAGGCTAAGCAGCAGAAGCAGTGGTTATCATTTGATGATTTGCTGACTCAGTTATCCGCGTCGATTGATGTCGATGAGCAATCCCTGCTGGTGGAGAGAATCCGCACCTTATACCCAGTCGCGATGATCGATGAATTCCAAGATACCGATCCGCTGCAGTACAGTATTTTTAGCCGAATCTATCTTGATAATCCGCAGTGTGGTCTGTTTATGATCGGTGACCCTAAACAGGCTATTTACGGATTCCGTGGCGCAGACATCTTTACCTATATCAAGGCGAGAAACCAAGTTAGTGCTCACTATACGTTAGGCACTAACTGGCGTTCGAGTGCTGACATGGTCAGTGCGGTAAACCAAGTGTTTATGAATTCGGATAGCCCGTTTATCTACGACCAAGACATTCCATTTTTGCCCGTCGCAGCCAGTCCATCGGCCGACAAACGCCAATGGGTGATGAATGGTCAAACTCAGCATGCACTGACCTTTTGGCTGCAGGATGCAGAAGATAAGCCATTGCCGAAAGGCGAATATCACAAAGCCATGGCCGAGGCGACCGCCAGTCAAATTCAAACCATTCTGACTGCATCTCAAAATCAACAGGCCTATTTTGATAACGGCAAAAAACAACATGCCGTGAATGCGGGTGATATTGCTGTCTTAGTTCGAACCGGTAGTGAAGGTCGCCTGATCAAGAACGCACTATCGGAGCAAGGCATCGCGAGTGTGTATTTGTCGAACCGAGACAGTGTATTCACCAGTTTGGTCGCGCAAGATATTCAGCGTTTGTTGCAGGCGGTGCTGACGCCTGAAAATGACCGTGCATTGCGCGCCAGTTTAGCGTCGGAATTGTTTGCTCTGGATGCGGCCTCATTGGACGAACTCAACAATGATGAAGTGGTATGGGAAAACGTCGTTAACGAGTTTAGAGAATATCGTAAGTTGTGGCTACAGCGTGGCGTGTTACCCATGCTGCGCAGCGTGATCAGTAAACGACATCTCGCGGAACGCTTACTGGAAGAAGAAAATGGTGAGCGCTCACTTACTGATTTGATGCACATTGGCGAATTGCTACAGCAAGCCAGGCAAGAGCTCGACAGTGACTATGGTTTGTTGCGTTGGTTGGCAGAAGCGATTTCCGATGCTCAAAATGGTTTAGGCGGCAATGAAGATGACATTCAACGCCTTGAATCAGAAAGAAACTTGGTTCAAATCGTTACCATTCACAAATCAAAAGGCTTGGAATATGATCTCGTATTTTTGCCGTTTGTCGCGAGCTACCGTGAAGCGAGCGAAGGCAAGTTCTACGATCATGATTCAGATACCACAGTACTGGATATCACTGGCAGCGATAGTGCCTTAGCACAAGCCGATAAAGAGCGATTGGCGGAAGACTTACGCTTGATTTACGTGGCGCTGACTCGTGCAGTATATGGCTGTTTCATTGGCATGGCACCGCTACGTAAAGGGCGTTCAACCAAAGAGCCAACTGGCGTTCACTTGAGTGCTATGGGCTATTTGGTTCAAAACGGACAAGAGCAAGGCATTGCCGAGTTGCATCAAGCTCTATCGGCAATTGAGGGTAAGAATTCAAGTGTATTACTGTCTGAAACACCTACCGCTCACCAACAAATTTTTGTGCAAACAGAGCAAGTGAGTGACGACTTACAGGCCAATGAACTCAAGACTTCAATTGACCGAGCTTGGCGTATCACCAGTTACTCAGGGTTAGTCAAACAGGGCAGTCACGGTGCGAGCCATGATGCGACTATTGAGGTGTCTGGTTTCGATATTGACTCGGCGGATGAACAAGACGAGTCGGAATTGATTGAGCCTGAACGTTCGATATTCACATTCCCTCGCGGCGCTCGTCCGGGCACTTTCTTACACACCCTATTTGAGGATGTTGAATTTACTGAGCCTGCAACCAGCGAACATAATACGCAAGTCATCACTCACTTATTAGAGTCCGAACAATACGAACTCGAGTGGTTACCCGTGCTTCAACAGCTTGTCGATACGGTGCTGAACACCGCGTTGGATGGCAAAAATCTAAAACTTAGCGAGAAAGACTCAACGCAACGCTTAGTCGAGATGGAATTCTTGTTGCCGATCGAAGTGTTAGCCGCATCGGAATTGAATCAAACCATTCAGTACCATGATCCGCTATCAGCAAAAGCCGGCGACTTAGGCTTCCAGACCGTGCAAGGCATGCTGAAAGGCTTCATCGATTTAGTGTTTGAACATCAAGGTAAATACTATGTTCTTGACTGGAAATCGAATCATTTAGGTGATGATGTTGCCGTCTACCATGGTGAAGCATTGAAATCGGCGATGGCCGACCATCGTTACGATCTTCAATATCAAATCTATGCGTTGGCACTGCACCGCTTCCTGCGCAGCCGCGTTGCAGATTACAGCTATGAGCTCCATTTTGGTGGGGTTTATTACTTGTTCTTAAGAGGAATGGACGGTCAATCACAACAAGGTATTTTCTCGGCGAAACCCACATTGGCTTTGCTCGATGAAATGGATCAATTGATTGACGGTAAAGTGATAGACAGACGCTCAGTACAATTGAATGACGGTGAAAGTGGACAGATGGGGCTTTTATAATGATAACGACTATGCAAAATGCGAACACGGTAAAGCCTGTTTCACTTATCCCTGATCAGCTTATGGATATACTTAATTTCCTAGCAGATAAGGGTTCGATTCGCCAATTGGATTATCAATTTGCCCGTTTTATTGCGCAGCAAGCCACGAGTCATTCTCAAGAGATTGGCTTTCTGGCTGGCGTTGTAAGCCATGAATTAGGCAAGGGGCACATTTGTACTCAGCTTATACAGCAGCATACGATAGGCCCTGCACAAACGGCAGATATAGCCCAGTTACTTGGGTTGTACGGTGAAACGGCGCTGCAATTGAATCAAAAGCTATTAGGTATTGATTGGGTGACTGTTTTGCAATCATCTAACCTCGTTGGCGCAACTAATGACTGTGTTAAGCCTCTGATGTTTGATGGACGGCGCGTCTACTTACAGCGTTACTGGAACTATGAGGTTGTGCTGGCTGACACCTTAAATCGTTTAAGTAAGCCGGTAGAGTTCAATATTGAACAGAAAAAGGCGCTGACGGAAACACTCAATCAGCTTTTCGCACGTAGTTATCACTTTCTGTTTAACGCCTTAACCAAGGCCGAAGAAAACCAACAAACTTCGCAGGTGTTACGCCAACAGTTGGTGTGTGACCATCTTGATATTGTTGATGAACAGGCTCTAGATTGGGGGGCAATCGACCAAGCTATTGTACACGTTAAGCAAGTGACAGACTTAGATGTACTGGACGGCTTGGTTCCGTTATCGGCATGTTTGAACTGGCAAAAAGTCGCCGCAGCGGTAGCGCTGAGTCGTCGCTTTGCGGTGATTTCCGGTGGGCCGGGTACCGGTAAAACCACCACGGTAACCAAATTACTGTCGGCGATGGTTGAGCAATCTCTCAGCCAAGGAAAAACACCGACGATTAAGCTGGTGGCTCCGACGGGTAAAGCGGCAGCACGTTTAACAGAGTCGATTGGTAAAGCGATTGAGCAGCTGCCTTTAGCGCCTGAAGTTAAGGCCAACATACCGACAGAATCCAGTACTTTACATCGATTACTCGGTGCGATTCCTAATCGAGCGGAATTCAGACATAACCGACGCAATCCACTTCATCTGGATATCTTGGTGGTGGACGAAGCTTCAATGGTCGATCTGTCGATGATGTATAAGCTGGTGGATGCACTTCCTGAGCACGCAAGGCTCATCTTATTGGGTGATAAAGACCAACTTGCTTCAGTAGAGGCAGGTGCTGTGCTCGGTGATATCTGTTCGTTCAACTCAGCAGGGTACAGCACAGCGCAAGGCAATTTAATTGCAGAGATGACTGGCTTTGATGCGATAGCCAAACCGAGGCAAGTCAAAGGTGGATTGATGAATCCACCTGCGATTGCAGACAGTTTATGCATGCTGCAGAAGAGTTATCGTTTCGATGCACGCTCCGGTATCGGTCAACTGGCCAAAGCGATCAATAACGGCTCTGCTAATCAGGTCGATCAAGTGTTTGCGAAAGGGTTTGCGGATATTGAGAATCATCCCTTGTCGAGTGACAGCTATAACTTGATGCTGCGTACCTTGGTTAATGAGTATGGTGTGTATCTCAACCGAATGAATGTGCCGCTAGAAGAGCTAGAGACCCAAGAAGCACGCGCAAAATCGGTTCTTGACCTGTTTAGTCAGTGTCGATTGTTGTGCTCCATTCGTGAAGGGGACTTTGGTGTTAAAGGTCTCAATCATAGAATTGAAAGGGCGCTTGCCGCAAGACGTTTAGTGAATCCGCATAACGATGAGCTTTGGTATCATGGGCGCCCAGTCATGGTGACGCGCAATGATCATGGCTTGGGTTTGTACAATGGTGATATTGGCATTTGTATGCTTGAAGCCGACTCAACGAATCTAGAGTCAAATGAGGCGAATGCCACGCCTCGACTGAAGGTCTATTTTGAGTTGCCAGATGGCAGCGTGAAAGCGGTACTACCAAGCCGAGTGCCTGATCATGAAACGGCTTATGCGATGACGATACACAAATCTCAAGGTAGTGAATTTGATCTGACCTTAATGATCTTGCCGCCAGATTTCAGCCCTATTTTAACGCGAGAGCTTATCTATACCGGTATTACACGCGCAAAGAAACGACTGATGATATTCAGCGATACAAACGTGTTGAAACGTGGGATTAAGGTGAAAACAGAGCGGGTCAGTGGGTTAGGCCGTCGCTTAACGAACTAGTGGTTAATGGCCGCGAGAAAGGGCTTGAATTTAGAGCGAGATAAACACAAAGCAACCATCCCTGGTTGCTTTGAACGTGATTAAGACTCTTTGCTTAAAAACGCTCGAGTAAACGATATGTGGTTTATCTTGTACTTTGCTTGGCAATTCAAAATAAACTCTTTTAGATTCTCGCTCACAGGGAACACGCAGTGTACGTCTAGCCCTTCTAAGAATTGGTTATCAGCCATATCCCAAAAACTTTGCAGCGAGTTACAAACAATGGTTCTCATATCAATGTTGCTCTTTTTGCTGTCTATATTAACGAGCAGAGCTAATGTTAGCGTGCTGACCGTCAACGGGTATAGCAATCCGTGCAGTGACCACCACAATGAGTTCGATACGACCATTTAGATGGCAATTCCAATAAAAACATTTGTTAATATTATTAAAGCGCAGAAATTCTATACAATTAATTGCGTGAGTGGAAGTGCATATTTTATTAATTTCACATAGTAAACGATTACATGTGCAATTATTTTTCTATAAATTTGAGAACTTGATCAATAAATTTATTTATACATTTAGCGCTAAGATCTTAGAGTTTCTCTGATAGTTGTATAGACCTTGTTTTTTCATCGGTAACTCATCCACCCCTATTTCGTAAAAGCCCTGCTCGCGGAACCAATGAAGACTGTGCGTAGTAAGCACAAATATTTGCTCGATATTGAGAGATTTGGATTGATGACGCATGTAATCCAGCAGTATCTGTCCACGGTCTCCATCTCGGTAATCTGGGTGGATAGCCACGCAGGCCATCTCTGCCATGTGATCTTCTGGGTAAGCATATAACGCAGCGCAACCAATAATCAGTCCATCTTTTTCGATGATAGTAAAACGGTGGATCTCTTGTTCTAACTGTTCTCTTGAACGGCGAACGAGGATGCCTTGTTCTTCTAATGGACGAATCAGGTCAAAGATGCCACCAATATCATCAATTTGTGCTTGCCTTACTTGCTCGGCACTCGCCATGACCACTTGAGTTCCAATACCATCAAAAGAGAACAGCTCTTGGATTAATGCACCGTCCACTTTATAGCTGATTAGATGGCAACGAGGTACACCTGCCCGGCAAGCGGCAATCGCCCCCTTTAAAAAACGCAGTGTGCCAGTGCTCATGTCTTCGGCAGGGTTTTGAGATTGAGTTAGGCGTTGTAGTATTTGTTTGGCGTCTGTTGGGAAAAGTTCGGCGAGCACATTTCCGTTTTGATCCATCACCCCCTGTTCGGAGCAAAAGCCAATCAGCTTGTCGGCTTCTAAACGAATAGCGACTTGAGTCGCGACCTCTTCAGAAAGTAAGTTAAAGCTTTCCCCAGTGACGGAACTGGCAATCGGGCCGAGCAAGACGATAGAGCCTTGGTTAAGCGCACGATTAATCCCTTCAATGTCGATGCGACGAATGCGTCCGCTGTGACAGTAATCCGTACCGTCATCCACACCTAGCGGCTGAGCGGTAATGAAGTTACCACTCATCACATTGAGTTGAGTACCAGCCATCG from Vibrio artabrorum includes these protein-coding regions:
- the recB gene encoding exodeoxyribonuclease V subunit beta, encoding MTTTSSVQVIAPKTLDTMTFPLHGARLIEASAGTGKTFTIAGLYLRLLLGHGTAAPQGDLTEATRHHEPLTVDQILVVTFTEAATAELRDRIRARIHDARIAFARGQSDDPVIAPLLQAIDDHAGAAKTLLNAERQMDEAAVYTIHGFCQRMLTQNAFESGSRFDNEFVTDESHLKAQVVADYWRKQFYPLPIQLAGEVRNIWGSPAALLADVNRYLTGSPLKLTVDAMSGDLQTLHNQNLDKVKQLKALWCESEADFLALISGSDVNKRSYTKKSLPTWLEAVTAWAQSDTHDYQFPDKLEKFSQATLSEKTAKGTAPQHVVFEAIEEFLNSPADLKAPLLAHAITHCRTMLAKAKQQKQWLSFDDLLTQLSASIDVDEQSLLVERIRTLYPVAMIDEFQDTDPLQYSIFSRIYLDNPQCGLFMIGDPKQAIYGFRGADIFTYIKARNQVSAHYTLGTNWRSSADMVSAVNQVFMNSDSPFIYDQDIPFLPVAASPSADKRQWVMNGQTQHALTFWLQDAEDKPLPKGEYHKAMAEATASQIQTILTASQNQQAYFDNGKKQHAVNAGDIAVLVRTGSEGRLIKNALSEQGIASVYLSNRDSVFTSLVAQDIQRLLQAVLTPENDRALRASLASELFALDAASLDELNNDEVVWENVVNEFREYRKLWLQRGVLPMLRSVISKRHLAERLLEEENGERSLTDLMHIGELLQQARQELDSDYGLLRWLAEAISDAQNGLGGNEDDIQRLESERNLVQIVTIHKSKGLEYDLVFLPFVASYREASEGKFYDHDSDTTVLDITGSDSALAQADKERLAEDLRLIYVALTRAVYGCFIGMAPLRKGRSTKEPTGVHLSAMGYLVQNGQEQGIAELHQALSAIEGKNSSVLLSETPTAHQQIFVQTEQVSDDLQANELKTSIDRAWRITSYSGLVKQGSHGASHDATIEVSGFDIDSADEQDESELIEPERSIFTFPRGARPGTFLHTLFEDVEFTEPATSEHNTQVITHLLESEQYELEWLPVLQQLVDTVLNTALDGKNLKLSEKDSTQRLVEMEFLLPIEVLAASELNQTIQYHDPLSAKAGDLGFQTVQGMLKGFIDLVFEHQGKYYVLDWKSNHLGDDVAVYHGEALKSAMADHRYDLQYQIYALALHRFLRSRVADYSYELHFGGVYYLFLRGMDGQSQQGIFSAKPTLALLDEMDQLIDGKVIDRRSVQLNDGESGQMGLL
- the recD gene encoding exodeoxyribonuclease V subunit alpha, whose protein sequence is MITTMQNANTVKPVSLIPDQLMDILNFLADKGSIRQLDYQFARFIAQQATSHSQEIGFLAGVVSHELGKGHICTQLIQQHTIGPAQTADIAQLLGLYGETALQLNQKLLGIDWVTVLQSSNLVGATNDCVKPLMFDGRRVYLQRYWNYEVVLADTLNRLSKPVEFNIEQKKALTETLNQLFARSYHFLFNALTKAEENQQTSQVLRQQLVCDHLDIVDEQALDWGAIDQAIVHVKQVTDLDVLDGLVPLSACLNWQKVAAAVALSRRFAVISGGPGTGKTTTVTKLLSAMVEQSLSQGKTPTIKLVAPTGKAAARLTESIGKAIEQLPLAPEVKANIPTESSTLHRLLGAIPNRAEFRHNRRNPLHLDILVVDEASMVDLSMMYKLVDALPEHARLILLGDKDQLASVEAGAVLGDICSFNSAGYSTAQGNLIAEMTGFDAIAKPRQVKGGLMNPPAIADSLCMLQKSYRFDARSGIGQLAKAINNGSANQVDQVFAKGFADIENHPLSSDSYNLMLRTLVNEYGVYLNRMNVPLEELETQEARAKSVLDLFSQCRLLCSIREGDFGVKGLNHRIERALAARRLVNPHNDELWYHGRPVMVTRNDHGLGLYNGDIGICMLEADSTNLESNEANATPRLKVYFELPDGSVKAVLPSRVPDHETAYAMTIHKSQGSEFDLTLMILPPDFSPILTRELIYTGITRAKKRLMIFSDTNVLKRGIKVKTERVSGLGRRLTN
- the argA gene encoding amino-acid N-acetyltransferase gives rise to the protein MKLRSTALVKGFRQSTPYVNAHRGKTMVIMLGGEAVADRNFGNIINDIALLHSLGVKIVLVHGARPQINQLLAKQDCHTPYHKNIRVTDEYSLGVAMQAAGQLQLAITARLSMSLNNTPMAGTQLNVMSGNFITAQPLGVDDGTDYCHSGRIRRIDIEGINRALNQGSIVLLGPIASSVTGESFNLLSEEVATQVAIRLEADKLIGFCSEQGVMDQNGNVLAELFPTDAKQILQRLTQSQNPAEDMSTGTLRFLKGAIAACRAGVPRCHLISYKVDGALIQELFSFDGIGTQVVMASAEQVRQAQIDDIGGIFDLIRPLEEQGILVRRSREQLEQEIHRFTIIEKDGLIIGCAALYAYPEDHMAEMACVAIHPDYRDGDRGQILLDYMRHQSKSLNIEQIFVLTTHSLHWFREQGFYEIGVDELPMKKQGLYNYQRNSKILALNV